The following proteins are co-located in the Candidatus Tiamatella incendiivivens genome:
- a CDS encoding aldehyde ferredoxin oxidoreductase family protein produces the protein MPLTRILYIDLSERESWIDERDYSQKLLGGRGISSLLLYLNSNQDTDPLSPSNPLIISPGLLTGSGFPTASKTIFSARSPQTGFLGRSSVGALLGAHLKWSSIDAVVIKGSLDNPGILVINNSETYVKDAARLWGLLISDVENALKNEYKGYGICVIGPAGENLSKIASIDCNRRQAGRTGLGAVMGSKKLKAIIAKGSKEFKSKDPVLMKEIITNWSKILPKSPSGKSLVKYGTPGIVRLTESQGVFPSLNWKRSTLGWCGERDEVREKFASFESENKVSRNPCPHCNRPCSQVIEVMNPFRGGKVRVDGPEYEVLYSLGSNIGICDTWQAASLSYMADELGFDAISLGAALSWAIELNEKELLGDYATGYEGLTWGATGVLMRLVEDMAYRKSKLGGLLADGAVWAVRKFSRGMDEAVNVKGLDLPAYDARGLKGMALGYAVASRGGDHLTSGMYALELGGNLWIYEDIDPLSYEGKPVIVQAMENLFAVYDALGICKFSRKELPPENLVEPVNTVLGTKFDSGDLLMTGERIITLERMVNLRFMLESSDDTLPPRLLYQPISDGPKKGEVVDIYELDKMKREYYSLRGWDEKGVPFKETLIKLGLTGLGVRLRE, from the coding sequence ATGCCTCTCACCCGTATCCTTTATATAGACTTAAGTGAGAGGGAAAGCTGGATAGATGAAAGGGATTATTCACAGAAACTCCTCGGCGGAAGGGGTATATCTTCTCTTCTACTATACCTTAACTCGAACCAAGATACAGATCCACTATCTCCTAGTAATCCTCTAATAATTTCGCCAGGACTCTTAACGGGATCAGGATTTCCAACAGCTAGCAAAACAATATTCTCCGCTAGAAGCCCGCAAACTGGATTTTTAGGAAGATCATCTGTAGGAGCATTACTTGGAGCTCATCTCAAGTGGAGTAGTATAGATGCCGTGGTGATAAAGGGATCGCTAGATAACCCTGGAATACTAGTAATAAACAACAGTGAAACCTATGTAAAAGATGCAGCTAGACTGTGGGGGTTGCTTATATCAGACGTTGAGAACGCACTCAAAAACGAATACAAGGGATATGGCATATGCGTTATTGGCCCAGCAGGAGAGAATCTTTCTAAGATCGCTAGTATAGATTGCAATAGACGCCAAGCAGGGCGAACAGGGTTAGGCGCCGTTATGGGTTCAAAGAAGTTGAAAGCAATAATAGCAAAAGGGAGTAAAGAATTCAAGTCAAAGGATCCTGTGTTGATGAAGGAGATTATTACCAATTGGAGTAAGATTCTCCCGAAATCTCCATCTGGTAAATCACTCGTCAAGTACGGTACACCAGGAATAGTAAGGCTTACTGAGTCACAAGGAGTTTTCCCCTCTCTCAACTGGAAGCGGAGTACTTTGGGATGGTGTGGTGAGAGAGACGAGGTAAGAGAGAAGTTTGCTTCATTTGAATCCGAGAATAAGGTTTCTAGGAATCCATGTCCCCATTGTAATAGGCCCTGTAGTCAGGTTATAGAGGTTATGAACCCTTTCAGAGGCGGTAAAGTAAGGGTTGATGGACCTGAGTATGAGGTTCTATACAGCCTTGGAAGCAATATTGGAATATGCGATACGTGGCAAGCTGCATCACTATCATATATGGCTGACGAGTTAGGGTTTGACGCGATAAGCCTTGGCGCCGCCTTATCATGGGCTATAGAATTGAATGAGAAGGAACTGCTGGGGGACTACGCTACGGGATACGAAGGCCTGACATGGGGTGCTACTGGAGTATTGATGAGGCTCGTAGAAGACATGGCTTATAGAAAGTCTAAGCTAGGAGGACTACTAGCTGACGGAGCTGTATGGGCGGTTAGGAAGTTTAGCCGGGGAATGGATGAGGCTGTGAACGTTAAGGGCTTAGACTTACCTGCTTATGACGCTAGGGGATTAAAAGGGATGGCATTAGGATACGCTGTTGCCAGCAGGGGAGGAGACCATTTAACCAGCGGAATGTATGCACTAGAATTGGGCGGCAACCTATGGATATACGAGGATATTGATCCCTTATCATATGAAGGTAAACCTGTGATAGTACAGGCTATGGAAAACCTCTTTGCCGTATATGATGCCCTGGGAATATGCAAGTTTAGTAGAAAAGAACTGCCACCAGAAAATCTCGTTGAACCCGTTAACACTGTTCTCGGAACAAAATTTGATTCTGGAGACCTGCTCATGACCGGGGAACGAATAATTACTCTTGAACGTATGGTGAATCTGAGATTCATGCTTGAATCTTCGGATGATACCCTACCGCCTAGGCTTCTATATCAGCCAATAAGTGATGGGCCGAAAAAGGGTGAAGTTGTTGATATATATGAGCTGGATAAGATGAAGAGGGAATACTATAGTCTTAGGGGATGGGATGAAAAAGGAGTACCGTTCAAAGAGACTCTTATTAAACTGGGGCTAACAGGGTTAGGTGTAAGGTTAAGGGAGTAA
- a CDS encoding MFS transporter: MEKEKERWRVAGILTAVLLASTAAGLIRPSLALLLKVNLKATVIAVSSLTSGYMAGRAIMSIVAGFIGDISPEKRKLLTIIPIVTAAFIICASTYTASPTALILAMTVWGALAGLTWPTAQTLIVDATKGKPGTLLSLYFATGTLGVAIGVYSFGILPLSYFEIARMGTILLALSGVILWASSIGITPSADKRLRLKEATRILDRRVGWILYSAFTAGFLTGLLREYFYVYVYEEFHMDKSGLGSLLAIGSIAALIGGLTVGPLSDRIGVPRTLALTLVIAVLGGTLLSLDGIFLMTALGFVFAQTAGRSTLPLTRNAALLGVGRGGSTMVGFSNTLSNLGNMVSPLIAGTIYTYHKSLIGVKPGATTFLLATIMLILDLMLYAIIFKSLKSNT; the protein is encoded by the coding sequence ATGGAGAAAGAAAAAGAAAGGTGGCGTGTAGCTGGTATACTTACCGCTGTACTACTAGCAAGTACCGCAGCAGGACTTATTAGGCCTTCCTTGGCGTTATTACTCAAAGTTAACTTGAAAGCAACTGTAATCGCCGTCTCCAGTCTCACTAGCGGCTATATGGCTGGGAGAGCAATTATGAGTATAGTGGCAGGATTTATAGGAGATATTAGTCCGGAGAAAAGGAAACTTTTAACTATAATTCCAATAGTGACGGCGGCATTTATAATATGTGCTTCCACCTATACTGCAAGTCCTACTGCACTTATTTTAGCCATGACTGTTTGGGGGGCTTTAGCTGGTTTAACTTGGCCTACTGCTCAAACCTTAATAGTTGATGCTACAAAAGGTAAACCCGGAACCCTTCTCTCTCTCTATTTTGCAACCGGAACCCTCGGTGTTGCAATAGGTGTTTATTCTTTTGGAATTCTCCCTCTATCATACTTTGAAATAGCTAGAATGGGTACTATCCTACTAGCCTTGAGCGGTGTAATATTGTGGGCCTCATCTATAGGTATAACTCCTTCCGCTGATAAAAGGCTTCGTTTAAAGGAAGCAACTAGGATATTAGACCGTAGAGTTGGATGGATCCTCTACTCGGCCTTTACTGCGGGCTTCCTTACAGGTCTGCTTAGGGAGTATTTCTATGTATATGTCTATGAAGAATTCCACATGGATAAATCGGGTTTAGGCAGTCTTTTGGCTATAGGCTCAATAGCCGCGCTCATAGGAGGTCTTACTGTTGGTCCTCTAAGTGATAGGATAGGAGTACCGAGAACACTAGCTTTAACTTTAGTCATTGCAGTGCTTGGAGGTACATTACTGTCTTTGGATGGGATATTTTTGATGACAGCTCTCGGATTTGTTTTCGCTCAGACTGCAGGTAGATCTACATTGCCTCTAACTAGAAATGCTGCCTTGCTTGGAGTGGGTAGAGGCGGGTCTACTATGGTAGGCTTTTCAAATACCTTATCAAATCTTGGTAACATGGTAAGCCCCCTAATTGCAGGCACCATTTATACTTATCACAAATCACTCATAGGAGTTAAACCCGGCGCCACCACTTTCTTGTTAGCAACGATCATGTTAATCCTCGACTTGATGCTATACGCAATTATATTCAAAAGCCTTAAATCAAACACATAG
- a CDS encoding enoyl-CoA hydratase/isomerase family protein yields the protein MQRPVESIVKDNFYWIYLNRPGKLNALNSETWTLLESNLKEACNSEYLGIALTGRGRAFSSGDDIYDMYYFKSPSEAKQFFHRIYRIIELLVDCKKPLAALINGLAAGGGGEIILFLDYNVALKHIEIFYPEVNIGLYPPMLITHGRRLLGSELAMELATTARRLTTEEALKIGIIDDVASSINEAVKKILEWFRAVNKDPRLNEKKRRKDVWKYLDEIRYTIDSLAEKALTDEARAEMGRVITEWRKKKKGGV from the coding sequence TTGCAACGTCCCGTAGAGTCAATAGTCAAGGATAATTTTTATTGGATATACCTCAACAGACCCGGCAAGCTAAATGCTTTGAACAGCGAGACATGGACGCTACTCGAATCCAACCTAAAGGAAGCATGCAACAGTGAATATTTAGGTATAGCTCTCACCGGTCGTGGAAGAGCCTTCTCAAGCGGAGACGATATCTATGATATGTACTACTTCAAGTCGCCATCTGAAGCCAAACAGTTTTTTCATAGAATATACCGTATAATAGAGCTACTAGTCGACTGTAAGAAGCCTTTGGCAGCTCTCATAAACGGTTTAGCAGCCGGTGGTGGAGGTGAAATAATACTATTCCTAGACTATAATGTCGCGTTAAAACATATTGAAATTTTCTATCCGGAAGTAAACATAGGATTATACCCTCCGATGCTAATAACACACGGTCGCAGATTACTTGGCTCAGAGCTTGCTATGGAGCTTGCCACGACAGCAAGAAGGCTAACAACAGAAGAAGCCCTTAAAATAGGAATAATCGATGATGTCGCCTCGTCTATAAATGAAGCCGTCAAGAAAATCTTAGAATGGTTCAGAGCAGTAAACAAAGATCCCCGTCTTAATGAAAAGAAGCGGAGAAAAGACGTGTGGAAATACCTTGATGAAATAAGATATACCATTGACTCCTTAGCGGAGAAAGCATTGACTGATGAGGCTAGAGCTGAGATGGGGAGAGTGATCACCGAATGGAGAAAGAAAAAGAAAGGTGGCGTGTAG
- a CDS encoding alcohol dehydrogenase catalytic domain-containing protein gives MKALMLYSPGDLRLVECDNPIPRKDWVRIKVERVGICGTDKSFYMGSYKLMKKPLILGHEIAGTIDMIGDEASKDLIGHRVTTEINVHCRKCWYCRHDMPTQCPYRETIGITRHGGMAEYVLTRSDLVHIADDLDPGSLALVEPLAAVMEISEMERIPVDANIAVLGLGTIGLLSTAYLKTFNPKLLLGIARKDTPKASLALSLGAHGVVTYTEALEIASTETPEGQGFDYIVEATGSSEGLDMALNLVRPRGVIAGKSTQGSPVNFDYTKLVVKEARLIGSRCGPFDKALSFVRKERNILSSLITRVYPLEEGVKAFIESFNRKSVKIQLEP, from the coding sequence ATGAAGGCACTGATGCTTTATTCACCGGGAGATCTTAGACTTGTTGAATGTGATAATCCTATACCGCGTAAAGACTGGGTAAGGATTAAGGTTGAAAGAGTAGGAATATGCGGTACAGACAAATCATTCTACATGGGATCCTATAAGCTAATGAAGAAACCATTGATACTTGGCCATGAGATAGCGGGAACTATAGATATGATAGGAGACGAAGCTTCGAAAGATCTTATTGGTCATAGGGTTACTACTGAGATAAACGTTCATTGCAGGAAATGCTGGTATTGCCGTCATGATATGCCAACTCAATGCCCGTATAGAGAGACTATCGGTATAACTAGGCATGGAGGGATGGCCGAATACGTCTTGACGAGAAGTGACTTAGTTCATATAGCTGATGACCTTGATCCTGGATCCCTAGCTCTAGTAGAGCCATTAGCTGCTGTCATGGAAATCAGTGAAATGGAGAGGATACCGGTGGACGCTAACATAGCTGTTCTAGGCTTAGGAACAATAGGATTATTATCTACTGCATATTTGAAGACCTTCAATCCGAAGCTCCTCCTAGGAATAGCGCGAAAAGATACGCCGAAAGCTAGCCTGGCATTATCACTTGGAGCTCATGGAGTCGTAACATACACTGAGGCACTGGAGATAGCTTCAACTGAAACCCCAGAAGGACAGGGGTTTGACTATATAGTTGAAGCTACAGGCAGTTCTGAGGGACTAGACATGGCTTTAAACCTGGTAAGACCCAGAGGTGTAATAGCAGGAAAATCCACTCAAGGCTCACCCGTAAACTTTGATTACACCAAGCTTGTGGTGAAGGAAGCTAGGCTAATCGGCAGCCGCTGCGGTCCCTTCGATAAGGCCCTTAGTTTCGTAAGGAAGGAGCGTAATATTCTATCCAGCCTAATAACAAGGGTTTATCCTCTGGAAGAGGGTGTCAAGGCGTTCATTGAAAGTTTTAATAGAAAAAGCGTGAAAATACAGTTAGAGCCTTAA
- a CDS encoding ABC transporter permease: MADIVNLLSNTFLSMTPLLLAAIGEVIAEKSGVVNIGLEGIFLITALTSTVATFYTNDPLIGLTIGVIIGLLSGVLHGFISVYLRGDQIIAGVGFNSFAYGLSILTLIFLWGDYSSSPKIPKINPWSVEIAGTNMVIPQLLVVALIVAFASWYILEKTGLGLKLRACGEDPRAAEAMGVNVSKTRFYATVIGAGLAGLGGAYLSIGWLGSFTRTISAGRGFIALADVAFANWNPLIAILGAFVFGFADASGTYLPIMLQKITGTQFTAETYLFLTIPYLTTLIFVAAIMKKVKMPRALGKPYIKE, encoded by the coding sequence ATGGCTGACATAGTTAATCTATTGTCGAATACTTTCCTAAGTATGACCCCTCTCCTCCTAGCAGCAATAGGAGAAGTGATAGCAGAGAAGTCCGGCGTTGTAAACATAGGACTGGAAGGAATTTTCTTGATCACCGCCTTAACATCTACTGTAGCGACATTCTATACAAACGACCCTTTAATAGGTTTGACGATAGGAGTTATCATAGGCCTTCTATCTGGGGTTCTCCACGGATTTATAAGCGTGTATCTCAGAGGAGATCAGATCATAGCTGGAGTAGGCTTCAACAGTTTCGCATACGGCCTAAGTATACTTACATTAATATTCCTATGGGGAGACTATTCTAGCAGCCCTAAAATCCCAAAAATAAATCCATGGAGCGTAGAAATTGCAGGAACAAACATGGTTATACCTCAATTACTTGTAGTTGCACTCATAGTTGCTTTTGCTAGTTGGTACATTCTAGAAAAGACTGGGCTGGGACTAAAGCTTAGAGCCTGCGGAGAAGATCCTAGGGCTGCAGAAGCTATGGGTGTAAATGTGAGTAAAACCAGGTTTTATGCTACTGTAATAGGAGCAGGGCTAGCGGGGCTTGGAGGAGCGTATCTCTCCATAGGATGGTTAGGATCATTCACTAGGACTATCTCAGCTGGAAGAGGATTCATAGCTTTAGCTGATGTAGCATTCGCTAATTGGAACCCGCTCATAGCTATATTGGGCGCGTTCGTATTCGGATTCGCGGATGCGTCCGGGACTTATCTTCCTATAATGCTTCAGAAAATAACTGGAACCCAGTTCACCGCGGAGACATATTTATTCCTAACGATTCCCTACCTGACAACTCTAATCTTCGTAGCTGCCATAATGAAGAAAGTGAAAATGCCTCGTGCATTAGGGAAACCCTACATAAAAGAATAA
- a CDS encoding ABC transporter permease: MESLRAKKTEYITGTIEVSLSALTGFLIAGVILELMGYNALNIFNIMITGGVSDLSHLAGKSAPLVMTGLAFSIPLMAGVFNIGGESQLYMGALAGLVGTFFTGSIPIGLTLGFIAGAFWGWLMAALRVYRGINEVITAIMLNWTAYYFIIYVIIKYLPNPEKPYMSVQLSPHEMFSMTTAFWLSVLGALVAYYILYYTDLGYKMRVSGYNPKTALYSGYNPDKSILFSMALGGGLAGFGGALLVIGESSAIDTTMSSLYGLGFTGIGVGLLGRNNPIGIIFSALFFADLIIGGQWVELETGAPPYVSDTITGIIIIALSAPYAYRKLVQLYRLRRR, encoded by the coding sequence ATGGAGTCTTTAAGGGCGAAGAAAACAGAGTATATTACAGGTACAATTGAAGTATCCCTATCAGCTCTAACAGGATTCCTTATAGCAGGGGTAATACTCGAATTAATGGGTTACAATGCTCTCAATATATTTAATATTATGATTACAGGCGGGGTCTCAGACCTAAGTCACTTGGCGGGGAAGAGTGCACCGCTAGTTATGACGGGCTTGGCGTTCTCCATTCCACTAATGGCTGGTGTCTTTAATATAGGAGGTGAAAGCCAGCTTTACATGGGGGCACTAGCCGGATTAGTAGGAACCTTTTTTACAGGTAGCATTCCCATAGGATTAACATTAGGATTCATAGCCGGAGCTTTCTGGGGCTGGTTAATGGCTGCCCTGAGAGTATACAGAGGGATAAATGAGGTTATAACAGCTATAATGCTCAACTGGACTGCCTACTACTTCATTATATACGTTATAATCAAGTATCTACCTAACCCTGAGAAGCCGTATATGAGTGTACAGTTAAGTCCACATGAAATGTTCTCCATGACTACAGCATTCTGGCTTTCGGTTCTAGGCGCACTAGTTGCCTATTACATTTTATACTATACCGACCTAGGATATAAGATGCGCGTCTCTGGATATAACCCTAAAACAGCATTATACTCTGGATACAACCCTGATAAGAGTATCTTATTCTCCATGGCACTAGGAGGAGGACTTGCTGGTTTTGGTGGTGCACTCCTAGTGATCGGTGAGTCAAGTGCGATCGATACTACAATGTCATCCCTCTACGGACTAGGCTTTACAGGTATAGGAGTAGGCTTGCTTGGCAGGAATAATCCTATAGGTATAATTTTCTCAGCGCTTTTCTTCGCTGACCTGATAATCGGCGGTCAATGGGTAGAATTGGAGACTGGAGCACCTCCTTACGTCTCCGATACAATAACAGGTATAATCATCATAGCACTATCAGCACCTTACGCTTACAGGAAACTTGTACAATTATACAGATTAAGGAGGAGGTAG
- a CDS encoding ABC transporter ATP-binding protein: MRGIEKVYPDGVKALDNVEFEVCEGEIHGLLGENGAGKTTLMRILYGEIKPTRGEVRVFGEKVSFHGPWEAIRKDIGMVYQHFALVPTFTVAENLFLSYLSIKPKANIMEALDKARQIMDETGLKFPLNTIVENLPVGLQQRVEIVKALSRDARILILDEPTSVLTPVEVEELFTALKKLKDNGITIIFITHKLREVLELADRITVLRKGKRIGTIDAGKATPKILAEMMIGKSLRPTEAGREGVVGETLLKVENLVVLDGQGVTRVDNLSFELKSGEILGVAGVQGNGQSELAESIAGILKPVNGSIILKSEDVTDLCPSDRYRLGLGYVPESRKKGLVSEMSVTENVVLTNLHLVLSKGRMIQWSKARSISGKIVRYLDVKTPSLDAIVKYLSGGNQQKIMVGREVVRESDVIVVAEPTQGLDISATRFIRNTLLKLRGEGKAILLISSDLDEIYELSDRIAVIYEGRFIGIGTPDELTRDRIGMLMGGVEG, encoded by the coding sequence ATGCGTGGAATCGAGAAAGTCTACCCAGACGGTGTCAAAGCACTTGACAACGTTGAATTCGAAGTTTGTGAAGGAGAGATACACGGGTTATTAGGCGAGAATGGCGCTGGGAAAACAACGCTGATGAGAATACTCTACGGTGAAATAAAACCTACCAGAGGGGAAGTCAGGGTCTTCGGTGAGAAAGTATCATTCCACGGGCCATGGGAAGCCATTAGGAAAGACATTGGGATGGTTTACCAGCATTTCGCACTTGTACCTACCTTCACTGTTGCTGAGAACTTGTTTCTAAGTTATCTTAGCATAAAGCCTAAAGCAAATATAATGGAAGCCTTAGATAAAGCTAGGCAAATAATGGATGAAACCGGGCTTAAATTTCCTCTCAATACTATTGTTGAAAATCTACCGGTAGGCCTTCAACAGAGGGTTGAGATAGTGAAGGCCTTGTCGAGAGATGCACGAATACTCATACTAGACGAGCCCACGAGCGTGCTTACACCTGTTGAAGTCGAGGAATTGTTCACAGCACTAAAAAAACTAAAGGATAATGGTATAACCATAATCTTCATAACCCATAAGCTCAGGGAAGTCCTTGAGCTAGCTGACCGTATTACTGTTTTAAGGAAGGGGAAGAGAATAGGAACCATAGACGCGGGGAAAGCGACTCCTAAAATCCTTGCTGAGATGATGATTGGCAAATCTCTCCGACCAACAGAGGCGGGAAGGGAGGGTGTTGTAGGTGAGACTCTTCTTAAAGTTGAGAACCTGGTAGTCTTGGATGGGCAAGGAGTCACTAGAGTAGACAATCTTTCCTTTGAACTTAAATCGGGAGAGATATTAGGAGTTGCTGGTGTCCAGGGGAATGGCCAAAGCGAATTAGCAGAGTCGATAGCCGGAATATTGAAGCCAGTAAATGGCAGTATAATTCTGAAAAGCGAGGATGTTACTGATTTATGCCCATCAGACAGATATAGGCTTGGTCTTGGTTACGTTCCAGAGTCGAGGAAAAAAGGGCTAGTTTCAGAAATGAGTGTTACAGAAAACGTTGTACTTACTAACTTGCACTTGGTGTTATCTAAGGGTAGAATGATTCAGTGGAGTAAAGCAAGAAGTATTTCAGGCAAGATAGTGAGGTACCTGGACGTCAAGACTCCTAGTTTAGATGCGATAGTAAAGTATCTGAGCGGAGGAAACCAGCAGAAAATTATGGTGGGGAGAGAGGTAGTTAGGGAATCAGATGTAATAGTGGTAGCAGAGCCGACTCAAGGATTAGACATATCTGCAACTAGGTTCATCAGAAATACTCTACTGAAACTAAGGGGTGAGGGGAAAGCAATCCTTCTCATCTCAAGCGATCTCGATGAGATATACGAGTTATCCGATAGGATAGCTGTTATATATGAGGGAAGGTTCATAGGTATAGGCACCCCAGACGAGCTGACTAGGGATAGAATTGGCATGCTTATGGGAGGTGTTGAAGGGTAA
- a CDS encoding BMP family ABC transporter substrate-binding protein, with protein sequence MNKRGISQTAIATVIIIIILIGIGAYYYSSKTGTTQNNQQNPIASTATIGETGTTSPATTTTTQSTSSSTTSKKTKIAVLFDVGGRGDLSFNDMAYMGAENAAKDFGVTVNFLTPKSTTDMEPLLRQLSESGQYNLLVLVGFLWTDALNKTASDFPSQKYALIDSTTGIIRPNEVDILFREQEAASLVGILAAGMAYQLGGNTIGAVAGMDIPPLWKFHIGYLFGAKYYEKITGKNVEVIWQYTGTFGDTQKGYQTAMQMLQQGAKVLYGVAGLTHLGMFDAVIDWNQKGYGKALAIGEDASQEWYNPHYIILSGAKRVDTAVYTAIKMVVDGSWKGGIKVLGLKDNGVGIWGLDGVQYFAQIAYENHKTNLTPTEIVNTVKEMRQKYIPQQAWNIMNQLEEQIKTGKIVFKTPTSEAEYNAIVQELEKGNLNAALEKGTVS encoded by the coding sequence ATGAATAAGAGGGGAATTAGTCAAACTGCAATCGCAACCGTAATCATTATCATCATCCTAATAGGTATTGGAGCATACTATTACTCATCAAAAACAGGTACAACTCAAAACAACCAGCAAAACCCGATTGCATCAACAGCCACCATTGGAGAAACTGGTACAACCAGCCCTGCAACTACAACAACCACCCAGTCGACGTCAAGTTCCACAACTAGCAAGAAAACCAAAATTGCAGTTCTATTCGATGTAGGTGGAAGAGGTGACTTAAGCTTCAATGATATGGCCTACATGGGAGCTGAGAATGCGGCGAAAGATTTTGGTGTCACAGTTAACTTCCTTACACCTAAATCTACCACAGATATGGAACCTCTCCTCAGACAGTTATCCGAGTCAGGTCAATATAATCTACTAGTACTTGTTGGATTCCTCTGGACCGATGCGTTAAACAAAACTGCAAGCGACTTCCCCAGCCAGAAATATGCTCTAATAGACTCTACAACAGGGATCATTAGACCTAATGAAGTCGATATACTCTTCAGGGAACAAGAAGCGGCATCCCTCGTAGGAATACTAGCAGCGGGAATGGCTTACCAGCTAGGTGGAAACACCATAGGTGCAGTTGCAGGGATGGACATACCTCCACTCTGGAAGTTCCATATTGGATATCTCTTCGGGGCAAAATACTATGAGAAGATTACTGGGAAGAATGTAGAAGTGATATGGCAATACACCGGAACATTCGGTGACACTCAGAAAGGATACCAGACTGCAATGCAAATGCTTCAGCAAGGCGCTAAAGTACTTTACGGTGTTGCCGGGTTAACACACCTAGGAATGTTCGATGCCGTCATAGACTGGAACCAAAAAGGTTACGGAAAGGCATTAGCTATAGGTGAAGATGCAAGCCAGGAATGGTATAACCCACACTACATAATATTGAGCGGAGCCAAGAGAGTTGATACCGCTGTTTATACTGCCATAAAGATGGTTGTAGATGGGTCATGGAAAGGCGGTATCAAAGTACTAGGCCTTAAGGACAACGGGGTTGGAATATGGGGTCTAGATGGTGTCCAATACTTTGCACAAATAGCATACGAGAACCATAAAACTAACTTGACTCCCACAGAGATAGTGAATACTGTCAAGGAAATGAGGCAGAAGTACATCCCTCAGCAAGCATGGAATATAATGAATCAACTAGAAGAGCAGATAAAGACGGGGAAAATAGTGTTCAAGACACCTACCAGTGAAGCAGAGTATAATGCTATAGTACAGGAGCTAGAGAAAGGCAATCTAAATGCTGCCCTTGAGAAAGGCACTGTATCTTAG
- a CDS encoding ABC transporter permease: MSKSIAIFLKDLKQYYLKAPVLSWGFLFPIAIIVLLTMTVKSYGESIMVPAMFSVSLLFASTSMAQVAVSFEKMNGSIYRLVYAPLTGFDLVASKTLGGLFYGLIGVFIATLSVYLFTGHLIVIHILYFIASIILGSLLYSLMSVLIALTLDPLKTVATLNIARFSMIFFGGMIIPQALLPHWMQELTLAFPSLYITDSIRYGMYNSWETVDPYTSLIITLIITFTLYIIAYRTALKSLTP, encoded by the coding sequence TTGAGTAAGAGCATTGCAATCTTCCTCAAGGATTTAAAGCAATACTATCTCAAGGCTCCAGTGCTTAGCTGGGGATTCCTCTTCCCTATAGCAATAATCGTTCTGTTAACGATGACTGTGAAATCATATGGGGAAAGCATTATGGTACCTGCCATGTTCAGCGTTAGCCTTTTATTTGCCTCAACAAGCATGGCCCAAGTGGCCGTGAGTTTTGAGAAAATGAATGGATCGATATATAGGTTGGTATATGCTCCCCTAACCGGTTTTGATCTTGTGGCCTCTAAAACTCTAGGAGGGTTGTTTTACGGCCTCATAGGAGTTTTCATAGCTACACTCTCAGTCTATCTATTTACCGGGCACCTCATAGTTATTCACATCTTATATTTTATTGCCTCAATAATACTTGGATCACTGCTCTACTCTCTCATGAGTGTCCTAATCGCTTTAACACTGGATCCTTTGAAGACTGTGGCAACCCTAAACATAGCAAGGTTCTCAATGATATTCTTCGGCGGAATGATTATACCACAAGCACTTCTTCCTCACTGGATGCAAGAGCTTACCCTTGCTTTCCCCTCACTATACATAACGGATTCGATTAGATATGGAATGTACAATAGCTGGGAAACAGTTGATCCCTATACATCATTGATAATAACACTGATAATAACATTTACACTTTACATTATCGCTTATAGAACTGCATTAAAGTCACTTACACCCTAA